In Flavobacterium sp. N1736, the following are encoded in one genomic region:
- a CDS encoding helix-turn-helix domain-containing protein, with protein MEQKIHQGRNVKRFREMLGIKQEALAFDLGNDWNQKKISMLEQKDVIEDDILNQISEVLNIPVEAFKNFDEEQAINIISNTFHDTQGLINYSPTFNNNQIDKLIQLHEEKIALYERMLKEKDEMMARLEKLISK; from the coding sequence ATGGAACAGAAAATACATCAGGGAAGAAACGTAAAACGTTTTAGAGAAATGCTTGGAATCAAACAGGAAGCATTGGCTTTTGATCTGGGAAATGACTGGAATCAAAAGAAAATTTCTATGCTGGAGCAAAAAGATGTAATTGAAGATGACATACTTAATCAAATCTCAGAGGTATTAAATATTCCTGTTGAAGCTTTTAAGAATTTTGATGAAGAGCAAGCAATAAATATTATTTCGAATACTTTCCATGATACTCAAGGTTTGATAAATTATAGTCCAACTTTCAATAATAATCAAATCGATAAATTGATCCAACTTCACGAAGAAAAGATTGCATTGTATGAAAGGATGTTGAAGGAAAAAGATGAAATGATGGCAAGGCTTGAAAAATTAATCAGTAAATAA
- a CDS encoding GPW/gp25 family protein encodes METKQDFLGIGWSFPPEFKENTKAVTMLTDEEDIKSSLEILLSTKVGERIMQPKYGCNMDELLFSPLNQTLKTFVSELIKTAILYHEPRIDVEKIDITKGDDLGGVLLVLIDFKVRATNSRINMVYPFYKQEGTNL; translated from the coding sequence ATGGAAACAAAACAAGATTTTTTAGGTATTGGATGGAGTTTTCCTCCTGAATTTAAAGAAAATACCAAAGCTGTAACAATGTTAACGGATGAAGAAGACATTAAAAGCAGTTTGGAAATTTTGCTTTCAACCAAGGTTGGAGAACGCATTATGCAGCCAAAATACGGCTGCAATATGGATGAACTTTTATTTAGTCCGTTGAACCAGACATTAAAAACATTTGTTTCCGAGCTCATTAAAACCGCCATTTTGTATCATGAACCACGAATTGACGTTGAAAAAATTGACATTACTAAAGGCGACGATTTGGGCGGCGTATTATTAGTGCTGATCGATTTTAAAGTGCGCGCTACCAATTCGAGAATAAATATGGTTTATCCATTTTACAAACAAGAAGGAACCAATCTATAA
- a CDS encoding CIS tube protein, whose product MAGELEKLKVVAYSDPEFNSKIADGEFSTLMNPETYTYHYKIESDETQASGTSTVSPKFNKKLPENLELDFVFDRSGVINGYPSSDNGIIDDIEKFKKVILDYNGDEHKPNYLIISWGTLLFKGSLTEMDVEFKLFKPDGTPIRAVAKAKFQGFVEDNLRAARENNKSPDLTHYRIVKEGDTLPLMSYHIYGDSKYYLEVAKANNIINFRRLKTGQRIFFPPLQKQL is encoded by the coding sequence ATGGCTGGAGAATTAGAAAAACTTAAAGTTGTTGCGTATAGTGACCCGGAATTTAACAGTAAAATCGCCGATGGTGAATTTTCGACTTTGATGAATCCGGAAACATATACGTATCACTATAAAATTGAAAGCGATGAAACTCAGGCTTCCGGCACGAGTACGGTTTCGCCGAAGTTCAATAAAAAATTACCTGAAAATCTGGAACTCGATTTTGTTTTTGACCGATCCGGAGTTATCAATGGTTACCCAAGTTCTGACAACGGAATCATCGACGACATCGAGAAATTCAAAAAAGTTATTCTGGATTATAATGGTGATGAACACAAACCCAATTACCTTATTATTTCGTGGGGAACATTGCTTTTTAAAGGCTCATTGACCGAAATGGATGTAGAGTTTAAACTCTTCAAACCTGACGGAACTCCAATTAGAGCTGTTGCAAAAGCAAAATTTCAGGGTTTTGTTGAAGATAATTTAAGAGCGGCGAGAGAGAATAATAAATCGCCTGACTTAACGCATTACAGAATTGTAAAAGAAGGCGATACTTTGCCCTTGATGTCGTATCATATTTACGGCGATTCTAAATACTATCTCGAAGTCGCCAAAGCGAATAATATCATCAATTTCAGAAGATTAAAAACGGGTCAGCGAATATTTTTTCCACCCTTACAAAAACAATTATGA
- a CDS encoding phage tail sheath C-terminal domain-containing protein, whose translation MATTYKTPGVYVEEIVKFPPSVAQVETAIPAFIGYTEKATNKINGDLKLKPTRITSLLEYERFFGFAKPETTISVTINDVSSDSGDTRSIIVDQPTAKQPFLMYYSMQLFFANGGGPCYIVSVGRYGNDLDEADSPVTTINNSTALNAGLLELEKIDEPTLILFPDATQVSSITTTDFYGLYNNALAQCNKLQDRFTLIDTLSYDESSPTDTNIDDLRDKISSEKDTIKHGAVYYPHLETILDYAFDTTKITIKHYSYTAKAYDQIASGLVLVENPTTGINAAVTKLVEEPVAGDVAGQISDLFLQMYSNNATGFDLGGTFVTDAAKKTAFLNNLDSLLTTLEELSLLRNYLNEEANAAISTISDENMVIAGNISSALTAFNLNFSSANKIDSVYKNLKTLKKKIQNENTAAKLLKIIQTDDVSFDKELKKLVNYAPLNAQTGISGLTNSFSAIATNLDSLLNAIKSVSGKDLNNGELNGRKLSSLEGIDNATYNKILTEIYNLPITLPPSSAVAGVYARVDKDRGVWKAPANVSLNYVIKPTVKITNTIQDNLNVDTVAGKSINAIRSFTGKGTLIWGSRTLAGNDNEWRYVPVRRFFNMAEESIKKATEQFVFEPNDANTWIRVRAMIENFLILQWRAGALAGAKPEQAFYVRIGLGQTMSALDILEGRMIVEIGLAVVRPAEFIILRFSHKMQES comes from the coding sequence ATGGCAACAACTTACAAAACACCTGGGGTATATGTTGAGGAAATCGTAAAATTTCCTCCTTCCGTTGCCCAGGTAGAAACGGCGATTCCCGCTTTTATTGGCTATACTGAAAAAGCTACGAACAAGATTAATGGAGATTTGAAATTGAAACCAACAAGAATCACATCGCTCTTAGAGTACGAACGCTTTTTTGGCTTTGCAAAACCAGAAACAACAATTAGCGTTACAATTAATGATGTTTCAAGTGATAGTGGCGACACAAGATCTATTATTGTCGATCAGCCAACTGCAAAACAACCTTTTTTAATGTACTATTCAATGCAGTTATTTTTTGCAAATGGCGGTGGTCCGTGCTACATTGTTTCAGTTGGTCGTTATGGAAATGATTTGGATGAAGCAGATTCTCCGGTAACAACAATCAATAATAGTACTGCGCTGAATGCCGGATTATTAGAATTAGAAAAAATAGACGAACCAACCCTAATTCTGTTTCCGGATGCCACACAAGTATCTTCGATCACCACTACGGATTTCTACGGATTATACAACAACGCACTGGCGCAATGCAATAAACTTCAGGATCGTTTTACCCTGATTGATACTTTAAGTTACGACGAATCAAGTCCGACAGATACTAATATAGATGATTTAAGAGATAAAATCAGTTCTGAAAAAGATACCATTAAGCATGGAGCCGTTTATTATCCACACTTAGAAACCATATTGGATTATGCGTTTGACACTACTAAAATCACTATAAAACATTATTCTTATACCGCAAAAGCATACGATCAAATTGCTTCTGGATTGGTTCTTGTCGAAAATCCTACAACCGGAATTAATGCCGCAGTTACCAAATTGGTCGAAGAACCTGTTGCGGGCGATGTTGCGGGACAAATAAGCGATTTGTTTTTACAGATGTACAGTAATAATGCAACCGGTTTTGATCTGGGCGGAACTTTTGTGACAGACGCTGCCAAAAAAACAGCTTTCTTAAATAATCTGGATTCCTTACTTACGACTCTGGAAGAATTATCACTTTTGAGAAATTACTTAAACGAAGAAGCAAATGCCGCAATCAGCACAATATCTGATGAAAATATGGTTATTGCAGGCAATATCTCAAGTGCTTTGACGGCTTTTAATTTGAATTTTTCTTCAGCAAATAAAATCGACTCTGTATATAAAAATTTAAAAACATTAAAGAAAAAAATACAGAATGAGAACACAGCAGCCAAACTGCTTAAAATTATACAAACTGACGATGTTAGTTTTGATAAAGAATTAAAAAAACTGGTAAACTATGCACCCTTAAACGCTCAAACCGGAATTTCAGGACTTACAAATAGTTTTTCGGCTATTGCAACAAATCTGGACTCACTTTTAAATGCCATTAAATCAGTTAGTGGAAAAGATTTAAATAATGGAGAATTGAACGGAAGAAAATTAAGCTCTTTAGAAGGTATAGACAATGCGACTTACAATAAAATACTTACTGAAATTTACAATTTGCCAATAACACTTCCTCCAAGTTCTGCTGTTGCAGGCGTTTATGCCCGAGTTGACAAAGATCGAGGCGTATGGAAAGCGCCGGCAAATGTTAGTTTGAACTACGTAATAAAACCAACCGTTAAAATAACAAACACAATTCAGGACAACCTAAATGTTGATACAGTTGCAGGTAAATCTATTAACGCCATCAGAAGCTTTACCGGCAAAGGAACCTTGATTTGGGGATCAAGAACATTGGCCGGCAATGATAATGAATGGCGTTATGTACCCGTTCGACGCTTCTTTAATATGGCCGAAGAATCCATCAAAAAAGCAACTGAACAATTTGTATTTGAACCAAACGATGCCAATACCTGGATAAGAGTGAGAGCTATGATTGAGAATTTCTTAATTCTGCAATGGCGAGCCGGAGCATTGGCAGGAGCTAAACCTGAACAAGCTTTTTATGTTAGAATCGGGCTTGGACAAACCATGTCTGCTTTAGATATTCTGGAAGGCCGAATGATCGTCGAAATAGGACTTGCAGTAGTTCGTCCGGCGGAATTCATTATTCTGCGTTTCTCTCACAAAATGCAGGAATCTTAA
- the vgrG gene encoding type VI secretion system tip protein VgrG, with protein sequence MNNSGVIQTSKSADLVTHKILIEGEELSKTYQVKSLVVQNEVNRIPMAQIILTDGEASERDFKLSNEDLLIPGKKIEITAGYHNDEETIYKGIIIKHSIKIKGSASLLIVECKDEAVKMTIGRKSKYFYEVKDSEAFEEIIGAYGLEKDVEATNFSHKELVQYNTSDWDFIVSRAQANGKLCFVENGKITISKPNVTSSPVETVTFGASLLDFDAEIDARNQFAKVSSYSWDYTNQELVEIEASDPGVSLNGNLSASDLAEIIEHENLELRHGGTITEVELQDWADAKLLFQQLSKIRGRVKFQGIPAVKPNTIITLEGVGDRFNGNAYITGVFHEIAEGNWTIDAQFGLNPEWFSETFDIHTPTGSGIIPAIKGLHVGIVTQLESDPNGEDRILVKIPIINNEEQGIWCRVASPDAGNNRGIFFRPEIEDEVLIGFINEDPNNAIVLGMLHSSGKPAPIVASDDNHQKGIVTRSEMKVLFDDEKKSIGIETPAGKKITLDEDQGVIKIEDENSNVITIDSSGIKMESAGNIELKATGDVKIEGTNVTISATAMFKAEGSAGAELSSSAVAIVKGSVVQIN encoded by the coding sequence ATGAATAATAGCGGAGTCATACAAACCAGTAAAAGCGCCGATTTAGTAACGCATAAAATTTTAATTGAAGGCGAAGAATTATCCAAAACCTATCAGGTAAAAAGTCTTGTGGTGCAAAATGAAGTGAACCGGATTCCTATGGCTCAAATTATTCTAACGGATGGAGAAGCTTCTGAAAGGGATTTTAAACTAAGTAATGAAGATTTGCTCATTCCGGGAAAAAAAATCGAAATAACAGCCGGTTATCACAATGATGAAGAAACCATTTATAAAGGAATTATCATCAAACATTCCATAAAAATAAAAGGCAGCGCCTCTTTGTTAATTGTAGAATGTAAGGACGAAGCGGTGAAAATGACCATTGGCAGAAAAAGTAAATATTTTTATGAGGTAAAAGACAGCGAAGCATTTGAAGAAATTATTGGTGCATACGGATTAGAAAAGGATGTTGAAGCTACTAATTTCAGTCACAAAGAATTGGTGCAATATAATACTTCCGATTGGGATTTTATCGTTTCAAGAGCGCAGGCTAACGGGAAACTTTGTTTTGTCGAAAATGGTAAAATCACCATCAGCAAACCAAACGTAACTTCTTCGCCGGTTGAAACAGTAACTTTTGGAGCTTCATTACTTGATTTTGATGCCGAAATAGATGCAAGAAATCAATTTGCAAAAGTGTCTTCGTACAGTTGGGATTACACCAATCAGGAATTGGTAGAAATTGAAGCCAGTGATCCGGGTGTCAGTTTAAACGGTAATTTGTCTGCTTCTGATTTAGCCGAAATTATCGAGCATGAAAACCTTGAATTACGTCACGGCGGAACGATTACTGAAGTTGAACTTCAGGATTGGGCGGATGCAAAACTGCTTTTTCAACAATTATCAAAAATTCGCGGAAGAGTTAAATTTCAAGGAATTCCCGCCGTAAAACCAAACACCATTATTACGCTCGAAGGTGTTGGCGATCGCTTTAACGGAAATGCTTATATAACCGGAGTTTTTCATGAAATAGCAGAAGGAAACTGGACTATTGATGCTCAATTTGGCTTGAATCCGGAATGGTTTTCTGAAACATTTGACATTCATACACCAACAGGATCGGGAATTATTCCCGCCATAAAAGGGCTTCATGTTGGCATTGTTACGCAACTCGAATCAGATCCAAATGGTGAAGACCGGATTTTAGTAAAAATTCCAATTATTAATAATGAGGAACAAGGAATTTGGTGTCGCGTGGCTTCGCCTGATGCAGGAAATAATCGGGGTATTTTTTTCAGGCCAGAAATTGAAGACGAAGTACTTATTGGTTTCATCAATGAAGATCCAAATAATGCGATCGTTCTGGGAATGCTTCACAGCAGTGGAAAACCTGCTCCAATTGTGGCGTCTGACGATAATCATCAAAAAGGAATTGTAACCCGAAGCGAAATGAAAGTTTTGTTTGATGATGAAAAAAAATCCATCGGAATTGAAACTCCTGCCGGCAAAAAAATAACGCTCGATGAAGATCAGGGCGTCATTAAAATAGAAGATGAAAATTCGAATGTAATCACGATCGACAGCAGCGGAATAAAAATGGAAAGCGCTGGAAACATTGAATTAAAAGCAACCGGAGATGTTAAGATCGAAGGAACAAATGTTACGATAAGTGCCACCGCAATGTTCAAGGCAGAAGGAAGCGCAGGTGCAGAATTATCATCGAGCGCAGTGGCAATTGTAAAAGGAAGTGTCGTACAAATAAATTAA
- a CDS encoding phage tail protein: protein MSYPLPKFHFSVDWGGTKIGFTEVSGLDVETEVIEYRQGASPEYTKIKMPGMQKFSNITMKRGSFASDNEYYNWWNTVKLNTIERRDITIKLLNEEHEPVITWKVKNAWPTKVQSTDLKADGNEVAIESMELVHEGLSIQND, encoded by the coding sequence ATGAGTTATCCGCTACCAAAGTTTCATTTCTCAGTTGACTGGGGTGGAACAAAAATAGGATTTACAGAAGTTTCAGGATTAGATGTAGAAACTGAAGTTATTGAATACCGTCAGGGAGCCAGTCCCGAATATACCAAAATCAAAATGCCCGGCATGCAAAAATTCTCCAATATTACAATGAAAAGAGGATCGTTTGCAAGCGATAACGAGTATTACAATTGGTGGAATACGGTAAAACTAAACACCATAGAAAGAAGAGATATTACCATAAAATTACTTAACGAAGAACACGAACCCGTGATTACCTGGAAAGTAAAAAATGCATGGCCTACAAAAGTACAGTCGACTGACTTAAAAGCCGATGGAAACGAAGTTGCTATCGAATCTATGGAGTTGGTTCACGAAGGTTTATCTATTCAAAATGATTAG
- a CDS encoding DUF4255 domain-containing protein has product MIFEIIQIITEQVNNYLDEIGLEKTVVPENVAFLESQNETVSGNLDDRVALTLINLDEEATLKNFPNHAIENAKTIYKNSVINLNLYLLFSANRTVYINSLNDISKIIAFFQGKKLFTQANTIYNRSNVAMTNIDNFKFSVELYTPTFEELNYIWGTLGGKQLPSALYKVSMIQIERNVIQGEGQLISKVKGVTKTSKQS; this is encoded by the coding sequence ATGATTTTTGAAATAATTCAAATAATTACAGAACAAGTAAATAACTATCTCGACGAAATTGGGTTAGAGAAAACAGTTGTGCCTGAAAATGTTGCTTTTTTAGAGTCTCAAAACGAAACAGTATCTGGAAATTTAGATGATAGAGTGGCACTTACCTTAATTAACTTAGACGAAGAAGCAACTTTAAAAAACTTTCCCAATCATGCCATTGAAAACGCTAAAACAATTTATAAAAACAGTGTTATCAACTTAAATCTGTACTTGCTTTTTAGCGCTAATAGAACCGTATACATCAACTCACTTAATGATATTTCGAAAATTATTGCATTTTTTCAGGGCAAAAAACTATTTACACAAGCCAATACTATTTACAACAGAAGCAATGTTGCAATGACCAATATTGACAACTTCAAATTCTCGGTTGAACTTTACACGCCCACTTTTGAAGAGTTAAACTATATCTGGGGAACGTTGGGAGGCAAACAACTTCCATCTGCTTTATACAAAGTGAGCATGATACAAATTGAACGCAATGTTATTCAGGGCGAAGGACAACTTATCAGCAAAGTTAAAGGCGTAACAAAAACAAGCAAACAATCATGA
- a CDS encoding PAAR domain-containing protein, whose amino-acid sequence MGAPAARVSDMHVCPMVTGTVPHVGGPILPGGAPTVLIGGVPAACLGDMITCTGPPDTIAAGSATVLIGGKPAARMGDSTAHGGTIVAGLATVLIG is encoded by the coding sequence ATGGGAGCACCGGCCGCCAGAGTTTCAGATATGCACGTTTGCCCAATGGTAACCGGAACCGTTCCGCATGTGGGCGGTCCAATTTTACCCGGCGGTGCGCCAACCGTATTAATTGGCGGCGTTCCGGCTGCATGTTTAGGCGACATGATTACCTGTACCGGTCCGCCGGATACCATCGCCGCAGGCTCTGCAACGGTTTTAATTGGCGGTAAACCAGCGGCACGAATGGGCGATTCAACTGCACACGGAGGCACAATAGTAGCCGGATTAGCAACGGTTTTAATTGGTTGA
- a CDS encoding DUF5908 family protein, which yields MPIEIKELHIKINVNEGSKPSPSPSAPKSKSEDPVAECVEQVMKIMERKKER from the coding sequence ATGCCGATAGAAATAAAAGAGCTTCACATCAAAATAAATGTGAATGAAGGATCAAAACCAAGTCCTTCTCCAAGCGCTCCAAAAAGCAAAAGTGAAGATCCCGTAGCCGAATGTGTTGAACAGGTAATGAAAATTATGGAACGTAAAAAAGAACGTTAG
- a CDS encoding IPT/TIG domain-containing protein, whose translation MKHFFSILALFILISCSSPNTEEVQNPNPETQTPTIQSISTNSTNIGDTIIINGQYFNPNSTYTITFNGTNGQIAQITSTTISVIVPVGTTSGPLQLTANGVTVNAGYISIIGQNRLFAYKQHGYIVELNSGTGIETQTLVYGTGSDYLSELKYFAPTNEIIAQGFVLNNNGSNTYKLFKVKLADKTTKEMIYAGYDQLIVTTTGKLYGYKLYEGIIELNPNTGSEIGSLINTGSDQLYGLIYNPQTNEIMGDKGLIDNNGNYIHKLCKIKLSDNSITENIYYGYDELIPATNGKLYAFRATKRIVELNPATGTEIKTLINISELHISNLTYYPQTNQIIGKKIIYNNGIATYKLLKLNLKDNSLSENNIIKDDYDYFIVTN comes from the coding sequence ATGAAACATTTTTTTTCAATTTTAGCACTATTTATTTTAATTAGCTGTTCAAGTCCTAATACAGAAGAAGTTCAAAACCCAAATCCAGAAACTCAAACCCCGACAATTCAGAGCATCTCGACTAATTCAACTAATATAGGCGATACTATTATAATTAACGGACAATACTTTAACCCAAATTCAACTTATACTATTACATTTAATGGTACTAATGGTCAAATTGCTCAAATTACTTCAACGACAATAAGTGTTATAGTTCCGGTTGGCACAACTTCTGGTCCACTTCAATTAACTGCAAATGGTGTAACAGTTAATGCAGGTTATATTTCTATAATTGGTCAAAATCGTCTGTTCGCATACAAACAACACGGGTACATTGTGGAATTAAATTCTGGTACAGGTATAGAAACCCAAACCCTGGTATATGGTACAGGATCTGATTATTTAAGTGAATTAAAATATTTTGCTCCAACAAATGAAATTATTGCACAAGGATTTGTTTTAAATAACAATGGAAGCAACACTTATAAACTTTTTAAAGTAAAACTTGCAGACAAAACTACAAAAGAAATGATTTATGCAGGTTATGACCAATTGATCGTAACAACAACAGGAAAATTATATGGGTACAAATTGTATGAAGGTATTATTGAATTAAATCCAAATACAGGTTCCGAAATTGGAAGCTTAATAAATACAGGAAGTGATCAACTTTATGGATTAATTTACAATCCTCAAACTAATGAAATAATGGGAGATAAAGGACTAATTGACAATAATGGAAACTACATCCATAAACTTTGCAAGATAAAACTTTCTGACAATTCAATAACTGAAAATATTTATTATGGTTATGACGAGTTAATTCCTGCAACTAATGGGAAATTATATGCCTTTAGAGCAACAAAAAGAATAGTTGAACTCAATCCCGCTACTGGTACAGAAATCAAAACTTTAATAAACATTAGTGAACTACATATAAGTAATCTCACTTATTATCCACAAACAAATCAAATAATTGGAAAGAAAATTATATATAATAATGGAATTGCTACATATAAACTTTTAAAATTAAATCTAAAAGATAATTCATTATCTGAAAATAACATTATTAAGGATGATTACGACTATTTTATTGTAACAAATTAA
- a CDS encoding phage tail protein, whose protein sequence is MANYYPPVGFHFLVEFEGLGSQEKDHQFQSVSGLSVDIETEEMAEGGENRFKHKLPVKTKYPNLTLKRGILIDSVVIDWCRDAIENFAFKPVNLTIKLLNEEHQPLISWNVVHAYPVKWSVEDFNAQESKLVVEDFELTYNYFTLIKS, encoded by the coding sequence ATGGCTAACTATTATCCACCTGTCGGTTTTCACTTTTTAGTTGAATTTGAAGGTCTTGGCTCGCAGGAAAAAGACCATCAGTTTCAATCGGTTTCCGGCTTGTCTGTAGACATTGAAACCGAGGAGATGGCCGAAGGTGGTGAAAACAGATTCAAACACAAACTTCCGGTAAAGACAAAATATCCAAACCTGACTTTAAAAAGAGGAATTCTGATTGATTCTGTTGTTATTGACTGGTGCAGAGACGCCATCGAAAACTTTGCTTTTAAACCCGTAAACCTCACCATCAAATTGCTTAATGAAGAACATCAGCCTTTGATTTCATGGAATGTGGTTCACGCCTATCCTGTAAAATGGTCGGTTGAGGATTTTAATGCTCAGGAAAGTAAGCTCGTAGTCGAAGACTTTGAACTTACCTATAACTATTTCACCTTAATTAAAAGTTAG
- the era gene encoding GTPase Era: MSHKAGFVNIIGNPNVGKSTLMNAFVGERLSIITSKAQTTRHRILGIVNGEDFQLILSDTPGIIKPAYEMQESMMNFVKSAFEDADILVYMVEIGEQDLKDEAFFNKIIHAKIPVLLLLNKIDNSNQEQLEEQVAFWTAKVPNAEIFPISALQNFNVPEVFGRIIELLPESPAYYPKDQLTDKPERFFVNETIREKILLNYSKEIPYAVEIVTEEFFEDENIIRIRSIIMVERETQKGIIIGHKGAALKKVGTEARADLEKFFGKQIHIELVVKVNKNWRSNANMLKRFGYNQ, translated from the coding sequence ATGTCACATAAAGCAGGTTTTGTAAATATCATCGGAAATCCAAACGTTGGAAAATCAACATTGATGAACGCCTTTGTTGGAGAAAGATTATCGATCATTACATCAAAAGCACAAACAACGCGTCACCGTATTCTTGGAATCGTGAATGGCGAAGATTTTCAACTTATATTATCGGATACTCCCGGAATCATTAAACCGGCTTATGAAATGCAGGAGTCGATGATGAACTTTGTAAAATCGGCTTTTGAAGATGCTGATATTTTGGTTTACATGGTCGAAATAGGAGAGCAGGACTTAAAAGACGAAGCTTTCTTTAATAAAATAATCCACGCTAAAATTCCGGTTTTGTTATTGTTGAATAAAATCGATAATTCAAATCAGGAACAATTAGAGGAACAAGTAGCTTTTTGGACAGCAAAAGTACCAAATGCTGAAATTTTCCCAATCTCGGCTTTACAGAATTTTAATGTACCGGAAGTTTTCGGGAGAATCATTGAATTATTACCAGAATCTCCGGCATATTACCCAAAAGATCAATTAACGGACAAACCGGAACGTTTTTTCGTAAACGAAACCATTCGTGAGAAAATCTTACTGAATTACAGCAAAGAAATTCCGTATGCGGTTGAAATCGTAACGGAGGAATTTTTTGAGGATGAAAATATTATCAGAATCCGTTCTATAATAATGGTAGAACGTGAAACTCAAAAAGGAATCATTATTGGACATAAAGGTGCAGCTCTTAAAAAAGTAGGTACAGAAGCTCGTGCTGATCTGGAAAAATTCTTCGGAAAACAAATTCACATTGAACTTGTTGTAAAGGTGAATAAAAACTGGAGAAGCAACGCGAATATGCTTAAAAGGTTTGGTTATAATCAATAG